From Quercus lobata isolate SW786 chromosome 1, ValleyOak3.0 Primary Assembly, whole genome shotgun sequence, one genomic window encodes:
- the LOC115990987 gene encoding putative disease resistance protein RGA1 isoform X2: protein MSESILEAIVKHVVGGFSSQIRMLRDFDDAIEKLRNTIYTTQAQLLDAEDKHATTGDIALNHWVEKLKDAFNDAEDLLDLVSSTDLMTKMDKEVRIFFSCSKQLTFRLKMAQKVNAILERLNDIEIERLIFNIDLRKPPVMRSGDKEELVFGREDDKKAITKVLLDSEDNLSVIPIVGIRGVGKTLLAQLIFKDKNVENHFNLRLWVCLSVSDVFDVKLILKKMVEYLRQISLENPPMDELQSFVRENIAGKRYLLVLDGVCNEDQGEWLSLKKELMGGDRGSKILITTRSLLAGEIAGTTPPYVLKGLSEEQSWSLLCHVAFEEGREPLRPEVLEYGKEIVKICRGLPSMIKLMGNGLSAKRPDASSGIKTIEPFTESSTHCNFLPVLKRKECFAYCSLFPEDCIIDKMTLIKLWMAQGFIHSSNGNQHMEDVGDEYFMSLLRNSLFLEFKKDEWGNVLSCRMDDLIRDAAVFVAGTGSTIIDMKAEIINKRSRHFLFCSSLHSSRELLDQLLKAKKLRTFLLPTQYKGRLDKAIIDKLISRFKYLRVLDLHDSGIEMVPPSIGNLLLLRYLDLSGNEDINLLPISITRLLNLQTLKLSSCVNLKELPRDIWKLVNLRHLEIGGCKSLAHMPDGLGQLTRLQTLPLFVIGKGTASLGKTGGLSELMGLNNLRGELTILNLGHIKIDTSESNAANLESKGFLQAVRLQWEPIVGDVDPANDEALLETLRPHPNVALLGIEGYMGLNFPSWMKDDIFWCLPNLVAINISRCSKCQHLPSLSHLHCLKTLYVGELTSLEVIEERDHEPSRGNLVGGSGRQPASSAAPFSSLKELTLYKLPNLTGWRMRREGVAAKNQQFPLFLSFPCLSKLSIEHCPNLTSMPLFLNLEEDLKLTDVRRELLQQQSMMVKQTIATSLTSSTSIPSSSFPSFSTYSPFSKLKSLHIASIKDLDGMQWQSLRNLRSLVLITISNLVYLPDEIQYVTTLQHLKIVNCSNLMTLPEWMGNLMSLQKLEISQCPNLTSLPDEIYHLQKLIISDCPKLLERSHTETVKRF, encoded by the exons ATGTCAGAGTCTATTCTAGAGGCAATCGTTAAACATGTTGTGGGCGGCTTTTCTTCGCAGATTAGGATGCTCCGGGATTTCGATGATGCGATTGAAAAGCTTAGGAACACGATCTACACAACCCAAGCTCAACTTCTTGATGCTGAGGATAAGCACGCCACCACCGGTGATATAGCACTCAACCACTGGGTCGAAAAGCTGAAAGATGCCTTTAACGACGCTGAGGACTTGCTGGACCTTGTCTCCTCTACAGACTTGATGACCAAAATGGACAAAGAGGTACGTATCTTCTTCTCATGCTCGAAACAGCTCACTTTTCGGCTTAAGATGGCTCAAAAAGTAAACGCAATTCTGGAGAGGTTGAATGATATTGAAATTGAAAGGTTAATCTTCAATATCGATCTACGTAAACCTCCAGTGATGAGATCAGGGGATAAAGAAGAACTGGTTTTTGGGAGAGAGGATGATAAGAAAGCCATTACAAAGGTTTTGTTGGATTCTGAAGACAACCTTTCAGTCATTCCTATAGTTGGAATTCGAGGAGTTGGGAAGACCCTTTTGGCTCAATTGATATTTAAAGACAAGAATGTGGAAAACCATTTCAACCTACGACTTTGGGTGTGTTTGTCGGTTTCTGATGTCTTTGATGTTAAATTAATTCTTAAGAAAATGGTGGAATATTTAAGGCAGATCAGTCTTGAAAATCCTCCTATGGATGAATTGCAAAGTTTCGTCCGAGAAAATATTGCTGGAAAGAGATATTTGCTTGTTTTGGATGGTGTCTGCAATGAAGATCAAGGCGAATGGTTGAGTTTGAAAAAAGAGTTGATGGGTGGTGACAGAGGAAGTAAGATTCTGATAACTACACGGTCATTGTTAGCTGGAGAAATAGCAGGCACTACTCCACCCTATGTTTTAAAAGGCTTGTCGGAAGAGCAATCATGGTCTTTATTGTGTCATGTTGCCTTTGAAGAAGGCCGAGAGCCATTGAGACCAGAAGTATTAGAATATGGTAAGGAGATTGTAAAGATTTGCAGAGGCCTTCCTTCCATGATAAAGCTAATGGGAAATGGGTTATCTGCTAAACGACCAGATGCTTCATCAGGGATCAAGACTATTGAACCTTTTACGGAAAGTAGTACACACTGTAATTTTTTACCAGTCCTAAAGCGGAAGGAGTGCTTTGCTTATTGTTCATTGTTTCCTGAAGATTGTATCATTGATAAGATGACACTTATAAAACTTTGGATGGCCCAAGGATTCATCCATTCCTCAAATGGAAACCAACACATGGAGGATGTTGGTGATGAGTATTTTATGAGTTTACTTCGGAATTCATTATTTCTGGAGTTCAAGAAAGATGAATGGGGCAATGTATTGAGTTGTAGAATGGATGATTTAATTCGTGATGCGGCAGTGTTTGTAGCTGGTACTGGAAGCACCATCATAGACATGAAGGCggaaattattaataaaagatctcgtcattttttgttttgttctagTTTACATTCATCACGGGAACTTCTGGACCAATTGCTTAAAGCCAAGAAATTGCGGACGTTTCTTTTGCCAACTCAATATAAGGGAAGGTTGGATAAAGCAATTATTGATAAACTTATTTCAAGATTTAAGTATTTGCGTGTGTTAGATTTGCATGATTCGGGGATTGAAATGGTTCCACCTTCAATTGGTAACTTGCTATTGTTAAGGTATCTTGATCTTTCTGGGAACGAAGACATCAACCTGTTGCCCATTTCAATTACAAGGCTACTAAATCTGCAAACTCTTAAGCTCTCCTCTTGTGTTAACCTTAAAGAATTGCCTAGAGATATTTGGAAGTTGGTCAATCTTAGACACCTTGAGATTGGTGGATGTAAAAGTTTGGCTCATATGCCAGACGGACTTGGGCAGTTAACTAGACTTCAAACATTACCTTTATTTGTGATTGGCAAGGGCACTGCCAGCTTGGGGAAGACTGGCGGGCTAAGTGAATTGATGGGGTTAAACAACTTGAGAGGAGAGCTaacaattttgaatttgggaCATATCAAAATTGATACTTCAGAATCTAATGCTGCCAACTTGGAAAGCAAAGGATTCCTTCAGGCTGTCAGATTACAGTGGGAACCAATAGTAGGTGATGTTGATCCGGCCAATGATGAAGCACTTCTTGAAACCCTCAGGCCACACCCAAATGTGGCTCTATTAGGCATTGAAGGGTATATGGGCTTAAATTTTCCCAGTTGGATGAAGGATGATATATTTTGGTGCCTCCCAAATCTTGTTGCAATTAATATAAGCAGGTGTTCCAAATGCCAGCATCTACCATCATTGAGTCATCTCCATTGTCTCAAGACTCTATATGTTGGAGAATTAACTTCTCTTGAGGTCATAGAAGAGAGGGATCATGAACCCTCAAGGGGCAATCTGGTTGGAGGCAGTGGAAGACAACCAGCATCTTCAGCAGCACCTTTCTCAAGCCTAAAGGAATTAACGCTCTATAAATTGCCTAATCTGACAGGATGGAGGATGAGGAGGGAAGGAGTCGCAGCAAAGAATCAACAATTTCCGTTATTCCTGTCATTTCCTTGTCTCTCTAAATTGTCTATAGAGCATTGCCCAAACCTGACATCTATGCCTCTTTTTCTAAATCTTGAAGAAGATTTGAAGCTGACTGATGTCAGAAGGGAGCTTTTACAACAGCAGTCAATGATGGTGAAACAAACAATAGCAACTTCCTTAACCTCTTCTACTTcgattccttcttcttcattcccCTCCTTTTCAACTTACTCCCCATTTTCCAAATTGAAGTCTCTGCATATTGCAAGCATCAAGGATCTAGACGGCATGCAATGGCAAAGCCTCAGGAACCTCCGTTCACTGGTTCTTATCACTATTTCAAATCTGGTGTATTTACCTGACGAGATTCAATATGTGACCACACTGCAACATCTTAAGATTGTAAACTGTTCTAACTTGATGACCTTACCAGAGTGGATGGGCAACCTCATGTCACTTCAGAAGCTTGAAATAAGCCAATGCCCCAATTTAACATCACTGCCTGATGAGATCTATCACTTACAGAAACTCATAATCTCAGACTGTCCCAAATTATTGGAAAGATCCCATACCGAAACAG TGAAAAGATTTTGA
- the LOC115990987 gene encoding disease resistance protein RGA2-like isoform X1, which yields MSESILEAIVKHVVGGFSSQIRMLRDFDDAIEKLRNTIYTTQAQLLDAEDKHATTGDIALNHWVEKLKDAFNDAEDLLDLVSSTDLMTKMDKEVRIFFSCSKQLTFRLKMAQKVNAILERLNDIEIERLIFNIDLRKPPVMRSGDKEELVFGREDDKKAITKVLLDSEDNLSVIPIVGIRGVGKTLLAQLIFKDKNVENHFNLRLWVCLSVSDVFDVKLILKKMVEYLRQISLENPPMDELQSFVRENIAGKRYLLVLDGVCNEDQGEWLSLKKELMGGDRGSKILITTRSLLAGEIAGTTPPYVLKGLSEEQSWSLLCHVAFEEGREPLRPEVLEYGKEIVKICRGLPSMIKLMGNGLSAKRPDASSGIKTIEPFTESSTHCNFLPVLKRKECFAYCSLFPEDCIIDKMTLIKLWMAQGFIHSSNGNQHMEDVGDEYFMSLLRNSLFLEFKKDEWGNVLSCRMDDLIRDAAVFVAGTGSTIIDMKAEIINKRSRHFLFCSSLHSSRELLDQLLKAKKLRTFLLPTQYKGRLDKAIIDKLISRFKYLRVLDLHDSGIEMVPPSIGNLLLLRYLDLSGNEDINLLPISITRLLNLQTLKLSSCVNLKELPRDIWKLVNLRHLEIGGCKSLAHMPDGLGQLTRLQTLPLFVIGKGTASLGKTGGLSELMGLNNLRGELTILNLGHIKIDTSESNAANLESKGFLQAVRLQWEPIVGDVDPANDEALLETLRPHPNVALLGIEGYMGLNFPSWMKDDIFWCLPNLVAINISRCSKCQHLPSLSHLHCLKTLYVGELTSLEVIEERDHEPSRGNLVGGSGRQPASSAAPFSSLKELTLYKLPNLTGWRMRREGVAAKNQQFPLFLSFPCLSKLSIEHCPNLTSMPLFLNLEEDLKLTDVRRELLQQQSMMVKQTIATSLTSSTSIPSSSFPSFSTYSPFSKLKSLHIASIKDLDGMQWQSLRNLRSLVLITISNLVYLPDEIQYVTTLQHLKIVNCSNLMTLPEWMGNLMSLQKLEISQCPNLTSLPDEIYHLQKLIISDCPKLLERSHTETGVDWPKIAHISSLHIT from the coding sequence ATGTCAGAGTCTATTCTAGAGGCAATCGTTAAACATGTTGTGGGCGGCTTTTCTTCGCAGATTAGGATGCTCCGGGATTTCGATGATGCGATTGAAAAGCTTAGGAACACGATCTACACAACCCAAGCTCAACTTCTTGATGCTGAGGATAAGCACGCCACCACCGGTGATATAGCACTCAACCACTGGGTCGAAAAGCTGAAAGATGCCTTTAACGACGCTGAGGACTTGCTGGACCTTGTCTCCTCTACAGACTTGATGACCAAAATGGACAAAGAGGTACGTATCTTCTTCTCATGCTCGAAACAGCTCACTTTTCGGCTTAAGATGGCTCAAAAAGTAAACGCAATTCTGGAGAGGTTGAATGATATTGAAATTGAAAGGTTAATCTTCAATATCGATCTACGTAAACCTCCAGTGATGAGATCAGGGGATAAAGAAGAACTGGTTTTTGGGAGAGAGGATGATAAGAAAGCCATTACAAAGGTTTTGTTGGATTCTGAAGACAACCTTTCAGTCATTCCTATAGTTGGAATTCGAGGAGTTGGGAAGACCCTTTTGGCTCAATTGATATTTAAAGACAAGAATGTGGAAAACCATTTCAACCTACGACTTTGGGTGTGTTTGTCGGTTTCTGATGTCTTTGATGTTAAATTAATTCTTAAGAAAATGGTGGAATATTTAAGGCAGATCAGTCTTGAAAATCCTCCTATGGATGAATTGCAAAGTTTCGTCCGAGAAAATATTGCTGGAAAGAGATATTTGCTTGTTTTGGATGGTGTCTGCAATGAAGATCAAGGCGAATGGTTGAGTTTGAAAAAAGAGTTGATGGGTGGTGACAGAGGAAGTAAGATTCTGATAACTACACGGTCATTGTTAGCTGGAGAAATAGCAGGCACTACTCCACCCTATGTTTTAAAAGGCTTGTCGGAAGAGCAATCATGGTCTTTATTGTGTCATGTTGCCTTTGAAGAAGGCCGAGAGCCATTGAGACCAGAAGTATTAGAATATGGTAAGGAGATTGTAAAGATTTGCAGAGGCCTTCCTTCCATGATAAAGCTAATGGGAAATGGGTTATCTGCTAAACGACCAGATGCTTCATCAGGGATCAAGACTATTGAACCTTTTACGGAAAGTAGTACACACTGTAATTTTTTACCAGTCCTAAAGCGGAAGGAGTGCTTTGCTTATTGTTCATTGTTTCCTGAAGATTGTATCATTGATAAGATGACACTTATAAAACTTTGGATGGCCCAAGGATTCATCCATTCCTCAAATGGAAACCAACACATGGAGGATGTTGGTGATGAGTATTTTATGAGTTTACTTCGGAATTCATTATTTCTGGAGTTCAAGAAAGATGAATGGGGCAATGTATTGAGTTGTAGAATGGATGATTTAATTCGTGATGCGGCAGTGTTTGTAGCTGGTACTGGAAGCACCATCATAGACATGAAGGCggaaattattaataaaagatctcgtcattttttgttttgttctagTTTACATTCATCACGGGAACTTCTGGACCAATTGCTTAAAGCCAAGAAATTGCGGACGTTTCTTTTGCCAACTCAATATAAGGGAAGGTTGGATAAAGCAATTATTGATAAACTTATTTCAAGATTTAAGTATTTGCGTGTGTTAGATTTGCATGATTCGGGGATTGAAATGGTTCCACCTTCAATTGGTAACTTGCTATTGTTAAGGTATCTTGATCTTTCTGGGAACGAAGACATCAACCTGTTGCCCATTTCAATTACAAGGCTACTAAATCTGCAAACTCTTAAGCTCTCCTCTTGTGTTAACCTTAAAGAATTGCCTAGAGATATTTGGAAGTTGGTCAATCTTAGACACCTTGAGATTGGTGGATGTAAAAGTTTGGCTCATATGCCAGACGGACTTGGGCAGTTAACTAGACTTCAAACATTACCTTTATTTGTGATTGGCAAGGGCACTGCCAGCTTGGGGAAGACTGGCGGGCTAAGTGAATTGATGGGGTTAAACAACTTGAGAGGAGAGCTaacaattttgaatttgggaCATATCAAAATTGATACTTCAGAATCTAATGCTGCCAACTTGGAAAGCAAAGGATTCCTTCAGGCTGTCAGATTACAGTGGGAACCAATAGTAGGTGATGTTGATCCGGCCAATGATGAAGCACTTCTTGAAACCCTCAGGCCACACCCAAATGTGGCTCTATTAGGCATTGAAGGGTATATGGGCTTAAATTTTCCCAGTTGGATGAAGGATGATATATTTTGGTGCCTCCCAAATCTTGTTGCAATTAATATAAGCAGGTGTTCCAAATGCCAGCATCTACCATCATTGAGTCATCTCCATTGTCTCAAGACTCTATATGTTGGAGAATTAACTTCTCTTGAGGTCATAGAAGAGAGGGATCATGAACCCTCAAGGGGCAATCTGGTTGGAGGCAGTGGAAGACAACCAGCATCTTCAGCAGCACCTTTCTCAAGCCTAAAGGAATTAACGCTCTATAAATTGCCTAATCTGACAGGATGGAGGATGAGGAGGGAAGGAGTCGCAGCAAAGAATCAACAATTTCCGTTATTCCTGTCATTTCCTTGTCTCTCTAAATTGTCTATAGAGCATTGCCCAAACCTGACATCTATGCCTCTTTTTCTAAATCTTGAAGAAGATTTGAAGCTGACTGATGTCAGAAGGGAGCTTTTACAACAGCAGTCAATGATGGTGAAACAAACAATAGCAACTTCCTTAACCTCTTCTACTTcgattccttcttcttcattcccCTCCTTTTCAACTTACTCCCCATTTTCCAAATTGAAGTCTCTGCATATTGCAAGCATCAAGGATCTAGACGGCATGCAATGGCAAAGCCTCAGGAACCTCCGTTCACTGGTTCTTATCACTATTTCAAATCTGGTGTATTTACCTGACGAGATTCAATATGTGACCACACTGCAACATCTTAAGATTGTAAACTGTTCTAACTTGATGACCTTACCAGAGTGGATGGGCAACCTCATGTCACTTCAGAAGCTTGAAATAAGCCAATGCCCCAATTTAACATCACTGCCTGATGAGATCTATCACTTACAGAAACTCATAATCTCAGACTGTCCCAAATTATTGGAAAGATCCCATACCGAAACAGGTGTGGATTGGCCTAAAATAGCTCACATCTCAAGTTTGCACATCACCTGA